A region of Enoplosus armatus isolate fEnoArm2 chromosome 14, fEnoArm2.hap1, whole genome shotgun sequence DNA encodes the following proteins:
- the mtf2 gene encoding metal-response element-binding transcription factor 2 has product MRDSGVLDHLSVHHRAHPQQQQAVSLSPTSLSARGEYGEDGMSDRFTEGQDVLARWSDGLFYLGTITKIDRDKQRCFVVFEDRSKSWVLWKDIQTGDEDDEDDEDDDIVCSICQDETSDEPNEIVICDKCGQGYHQLCHSPIIDASVIDSDDKWLCSECELTSIPKRGGAHRRGASAKGFLQHEQQQQHMELHLSFPYTLDALVWDQGHKTNIQQCYCYCGGPGDWYLKMLQCNRCQQWFHEACLHCLQMPMLYGDRFYLFICSVCNGGPEYLSRLPLRWGDVTHLSLYNLSVIHKKKYFDSEMDLMTYINDNWQLLQLGELANTPRSERYESVLEALNSNSSMFMSGKEVKKKKHLFGLRIRFPPAPPNSDEPTSRVMERASHEITIKGCKSTKALSGMRTCSALTNGTEKKKKKKKKKKKKQGAHSLETLAKPQRSSELLSQEVRKPLPLEPHTLDHLTSIKSDRSLLSSDVESIGALSTTETTSTSISRQSSLCSASKTRTTACIMPVSSPPLKRKRGRPRRALQPPNPEIPPPGHADPNPSATEVMSPLPGLHSTDIVHGMDPNSQLSHLKSSISSYFGAAGRLACGEKYKVLARRVTLDGKVQYLVEWEGVTAS; this is encoded by the exons ATGAG agaCTCAGGGGTTTTGGAtcacctgtctgtccaccacaGAGCTcacccccagcagcagcaggctgtgtCCTTGTCCCCCACAAGCCTGTCTGCTAGGGGGGAGTATGGGGAAGACGGCATGTCTGACAGGTTTACAGAGGGACAGGACGTCTTGGCCCGGTGGTCAGATGGCTTGTTCTACTTGGGGACAATCACCAAG aTAGATCGGGACAAGCAGCGATGCTTTGTGGTTTTTGAAGATCGGTCAAAGTCTTGGGTTCTGTGGAAGGATATTCAGACAG gggatgaagatgatgaggatgatgaggacgaTGACATTGTGTGCTCCATATGCCAGGATGAAACTTCAGATGAACCCAACGAGATTGTCATTTGTGACAAGTGTGGACAAG GGTACCATCAGTTGTGCCACTCCCCCATTATTGATGCCTCTGTCATTGACTCAGATGACAAGTGGCTCTGCTCAGAGTGTGAGCTCACTTCTATACCTAAG AGGGGGGGTGCACACAGGAGGGGAGCGTCTGCTAAAGGCTTTCTGCAGcacgagcagcagcagcaacacatggAGCTGCACCTGTCCTTCCCTTACACTCTGGATGCTCTGGTGTGGGACCAGGGCCACAAGACTAACATCCAGCAGTGCTATTGCTACTGTGGAGGTCCAGGAGA TTGGTACCTGAAGATGCTGCAGTGTAACAGGTGTCAGCAGTGGTTCCATGAGGCGTGCCTCCATTGCCTACAGATGCCCATGCTCTACGGAGATAG gttttatctgtttatttgttcCGTTTGCAATGGTGGACCAGAGTACCTCAGCCGACTGCCTCTTAGATG GGGGGATGTCACACACCTAAGCCTGTACAACTTGAGTGTGATCCACAAGAAGAAGTACTTTGACTCTGAGATGGACCTGATGACTTACATCAATGATAactggcagctgctgcagctgggggAG CTTGCCAACACTCCGAGATCAGAGCGATATGAAAGTGTTCTGGAGGCtttaaacagcaacagcagcat GTTCATGTCAGGGAAAgaggtgaagaaaaagaagcacttGTTTGGGCTGAGGATCCGTTTCCCTCCTGCTCCCCCCAACTCTGATGAGCCAACCagcagagtgatggagagagctTCACATGAGATCACCATCAAGGGATGCAAGTCCACCAAAGCCTTATCTGGCATGAG AACGTGCAGTGCTTTAACCAAtgggacagagaagaagaagaaaaagaagaagaagaaaaagaagaagcaaggAGCACATTCTTTGGAGACTCTGGCTAAACCACAACGCTCAAGTGAACTCTTatcccag GAAGTAAGAAAGCCTCTACCACTAGAGCCCCACACATTGGATCACTTAACCTCCATCAA GAGTGACAGGTCTCTGCTGTCATCAGATGTGGAATCAATAGGAGCCCTGAGCACCACAGAAACTACCTCAACTAGCATTTCAAGACAGTCTAG CCTCTGTAGCGCCAGCAAGACGCGCACGACAGCCTGCATCATGCCTGTTTCCTCTCCACCCTTAAAAAGGAAACGTGGGCGGCCACGACGGGCCCTGCAGCCCCCCAACCCAGAGATCCCCCCTCCCGGCCATGCAGACCCAAACCCCTCAGCTACAGAGGTGATGAGCCCACTCCCAGGGCTTCACTCCACAGACATAGTTCACGGCATGGACCCCAACAGCCAGCTCTCCCACCTCAAGAGCTCCATCAGCAGCTATTTCGGAGCAGCGGGGCGGCTGGCTTGCGGGGAAAAGTACAAAGTCTTGGCACGACGGGTCACTCTCGACGGCAAGGTGCAGTACCTGGTGGAGTGGGAAGGAGTCACTGCCTCCTAG
- the ccdc18 gene encoding coiled-coil domain-containing protein 18, producing MFENEGLIEDVLSLRKLLRLTDLSLQIVGQKLSQSDGHDDRVEREQKSPDSLTSQKLQAPDVPPSRSGCVCQERPLSGTAERRAVAGSLSPPSSNSWSSSVKARSVEMESVSSRKKAGCVRQENACLTMQDEQLISDLDAMQYELAQVGLRGPRVGVKNNVAVMTVQMRQLQAELEAQAKELRAAELRAECSQEAAAHSDIVVATLTEELSALREELDNKTALGKRAEQQRNQALQNAEKLKDAFKDYKATISIKFKRVMESESKLKESLIECDREKEELEMKCTVLERGKVEQSQTISQLKEEARQAKSAATGLQAQLEEAGRKAVHLERQLMEQGAECMVQASLRKELEDLRSLTQSQEQRVAQSHRETQQCQVELASLEAILALLHLQEGGVGPLCVRPCMLPPVDYSGTAHLLKLKPGEGYQQLLRVLQPMETERTKQSSLVERLQERLSRAQEEISSLQSSMAQRASHYQSLHTELLDKVSQATDTEKELKRKGARVASLEKQLQEKTSAYGQAALRNTELENQLLEKASTLQHYQSLMTKKQREYQQSLEKCKKSQSQQFTEQQHRIEMLQLSVEEAQSRVLEMEQELSSLQRERDDAQTAALLLQNSVDQLTQQKQVEIRHSEELLQSFKEQAAQSATKVCELQSSLSACREELNVCLRQMEEVKKNYESELQKNNDKVSFLQEKLHSAGLVCQSSSEQNLQLQLSLQQQQTMLTESAAHISELEESQSQLQTQVSSLEQQLERARTSLQDEVRNREQGAQELQELNQQNTQLSESVSHLTSEMTKCRGELVSKESELQRLRRDIAAKTSQISRMEESLQHMMSQLESKSDMVVDLEETLHRCEADKLNCARRVQVLEGQLQMVQGELADTLKQLQELRDVLQRTQTVADERQASVDKLTVQLSETQRELEERTHEVLDMDNALKERQGELQQRAQLLGQLEVAIREHKQEMERKVECLQRSLEAREGELRDAQRELTDRNMKESQELGQQLRVCQQKLQTLLRELEETQRQCEALTRELDATKLQAKEKEVQLCGVEEELALKEARWLQVEAGLQSTVASLEQELELEREQHSKELESLQQTRGQLLKVSEQISSTMRSSQEQLAAKLQQSQNQLEQAKVQCDQTQTQLDRTQTELDRTRNQASLLQTQRDQTQTQLLQSKAQLEQSRILYEQTRAQNRHLHAQLEQLSAQLNQAKVQAAQLQTQLQASEKSMETSSESLLIKESEVTRLQARISSLERAADRQHLYDHTLSQFTHSPERSSYAHSPPSSPKNPQTVVPFSKHAPSTRLLSPAHTRTCSSPPPRSYLRPTSAPHLSNQSESQQTCDWLQSSSINSSLDLPLSLKATLREALSKQPWESSSPSVSSFPDAVDHSWQGLTAMETTVTSDLSFNPLTYMADKQDDRNLDAGATSMQEGDDEQRSESRRESVCTLVGQEEEVDMSSLTGMLRFVNQTLAMQEDPSLWSSTGPSETGRSLTLQRDVRET from the exons ATGTTTGAGAACGAGGGTCTGATCGAAGATGTGCTCAGTTTGAGGAAGCTGCTTCGATTGACGGATCTCAGTCTGCAAATTGTGGGACAGAAACTGAG TCAGTCAGATGGACATGATGACAGGGTTGAGCGTGAGCAGAAGAGTCCTGACAGCCTGACCTCACAAAAACTGCAGGCACCTGATGTTCCTCCATCCAGGTCAGGCTGTGTTTGTCAGGAGAGGCCTCTCAGTGGGACAGCTGAGAGACGTGCTGTTGCTGGTAGTCTTAGCCCACCCTCCTCCAACTCTTGG TCTTCCTCAGTCAAGGCCAGGTCAGTAGAGATGGAGTCTGTTTCTTCAAGGAAGAAGGCGGGCTGTGTGCGTCAGGAGAACGCCTGTCTGACCATGCAGGATGAGCAGCTCATCAGTGACCTTGATGCTATGCAGTATGAATTGGCCCAG GTCGGCCTCAGAGGCCCCAGGGTTGGAGTTAAAAACAATGTGGCAGTCATGACTGTGCAGATGCGTCAACTTCAAGCAGAGCTGGAGGCTCAAGCCAAAGAACTAAG GGCAGCAGAGCTGAGGGCAGAGTGTAGCCAGGAAGCAGCAGCTCACAGTGACATTGTGGTGGCGACTCTCACAGAGGAGCTGAGCGCGCTCAGAGAAGAGCTGGACAACAAGACAGCGCTGGGGAAACG GGCGGAGCAACAAAGGAACCAAGCACTTCAAAATGCAGAGAAGCTCAAAGACGCCTTCAAAGACTATAAGGCTACCATTTCCATTAAATTTAAGAGG gtgATGGAGAGTGAGAGCAAACTGAAAGAGAGTCTTAttgagtgtgacagagaaaaagaagagttgGAAATGAAGTGCACTGTGTTGGAGAGAGGAAAGGTCGAACAGAGCCAAACCATTAG CCAGCTGAAAGAGGAGGCGAGGCAGGCCAAGTCTGCGGCTACTGGCCTCCAggctcagctggaggaggccggAAGGAAGGCCGTACATCTGGAACGACAGCTTATGGAGCAGGGAGCGGAGTGCATGGTGCAGGCCTCTCTGCGCAAGGAGCTGGAAGACCTGCGGAGTCTGACCCAGAGCCAGGAGCAGAGGGTGGcccagagccacagagagacTCAGCAGTGCCAGGTGGAGCTGGCCAGCCTGGAGGCCATACTGGCCCTGCTGCATCTACAAGAG GGTGGTGTGGGGCCGCTGTGCGTCAGGCCCTGCATGTTGCCCCCAGTGGACTATTCAGGAACAGCACACCTACTGAAGCTAAAGCCAG GTGAGGGCTACCAGCAGCTGCTGCGGGTGCTGCAGCCGATGGAGACGGAGCGGACCAAACAGAGCAGCCTGGTCGAGCGGCTTCAGGAGCGTCTGAGCCGAGCCCAGGAGGAGATCTCCTCCCTGCAGAGCTCCATGGCTCAGAGAGCCTCCCACTACCAGAGCCTCCACACGGAGCTGCTGGACAAAGTCAGCCAAGCCACTGACACCGAGAAAGAG ttgaaaagaaaaggtgcACGTGTGGCTTCGCTGGAGAAACAGTTACAGGAGAAAACCTCGGCCTACGGTCAGGCTGCCCTTAGGAACACTGAGCTGGAGAATCAGCTACTG GAGAAAGCCAGCACCCTTCAGCATTACCAGTCACTGAtgaccaaaaaacaaagagagtaCCAGCAGTCTTTGGAGAAGTGTAAAAAATCTCAGTCCCAACAATTCACAGAGCAACAGCACAGGATAGAAATG TTGCAGTTGTCTGTGGAGGAGGCTCAGTCTCGGGTGTTGGAGATGGAACAGGAGCTGAGCTCACTCCAGAGGGAGCGAGATGAcgctcagacagcagctctccTGCTGCAGAACTCTGTGGACCAACTCACACAG CAGAAGCAGGTTGAAATAAGACACAgcgaggagctgctgcagagtttcAAAGAGCAGGCGGCCCAATCTGCCACCAAG GTGTGTGAGCTGCAGTCGTCTCTGTCGGCGTGTAGAGAGGAGCTGAACGTATGCCTGCggcagatggaggaggtgaagaagaactATGAGAGTGAGCTGCAGAAGAACAATGACAAG GTGTCCTTTCTGCAGGAGAAGCTCCACAGCGCCGGTCTGGTTTGTCAGAGCTCCAGTGAGCAGAATTTGCAGCTGCAGCtttctctccagcagcagcagaccatGCTGACGGAGAGCGCTGCTCACATCTCTGAGCTGGAGGAGAGTCAGAGCCAGCTGCAGACACAG GTGTCCagtctggagcagcagctggaacGAGCCCGGACCTCTCTGCAGGATGAGGTAAGGAACAGAGAGCAGGGCGcccaggagctgcaggagctgaacCAGCAGAACACACAACTCTCCGAGTCTGTCAG CCATCTGACATCAGAGATGACAAAGTGTCGAGGGGAGCTGGTGTCTAAAGAGTCTGAGCTGCAGCGTCTGAGGAGAGACATCGCTGCCAAGACCTCTCAGATCAGCCGCATGGAGGAAAGCCTGCAGCACATGATGAGCCAGCTCGAGAGCAAGAGCGACATGG TGGTGGATCTGGAGGAGACGCTCCATCGCTGTGAGGCCGACAAGCTCAACTGTGCCCGACGGGTCCAGGTCCTGGAGGGACAGCTTCAGATGGTGCAGGGAGAGTTGGCCGACACTCTGAAGCAACTGCAAGAACTCAGAGACGTTCTGCAAAGAACCCAAACCGTCGCAGATGAGCGGCAAGCCTCGGTGGACAAATTGACTGTCCAGCTTAG TGAGACCCAGAGGGAGTTGGAGGAGAGAACTCACGAGGTCTTAGACATGGACAATGCACTGAAGGAAAGACAGGGGGAGCTCCAACAGAGAGCACAGCTG CTGGGCCAGCTGGAAGTGGCCATCAGAGAGCACAagcaggagatggagaggaaggtgGAGTGTCTGCAGCGAAGCCTGGAGGCCCGAGAGGGAGAGCTGAGAGACGCACAGAGGGAgctcacagacagaaacatgaag GAGTCCCAGGAGCTCGGCCAGCAGCTGCGAGTGTGTCAACAGAAACTTCAGACTTTACTGCGAGAACTTGAAGAGACTCAACGTCAGTGTGAGGCTTTGACCAGAGAGCTGGACGCCACCAAGCTGCAGGCCAAAGAGAAG gaGGTCCAGCTGTGTGgcgtggaggaggagctggcaCTGAAGGAGGCACGCTGGCTGCAGGTGGAGGCCGGGCTGCAGAGCACGGTCGCCTCTTTAgagcaggagctggagctggagagggagcAGCACAGCAAGGAG ctgGAGTCCCTGCAGCAGACTCGAGGCCAGCTCCTCAAAGTCTCTGAGCAGATCTCCTCCACCATGCGTTCCTCCCAGGAGCAGCTCGCCGCTAAACTTCAGCAGAGCCAGAACCAGCTGGAGCAAGCCAAGGTCCAGTGTGATCAGACCCAAACTCAGCTGGACCGAACTCAGACAGAGTTGGATCGCACCCGGAACCAAGCCAGTCTCCTCCAAACACAGAGGGACCAGACTCAGACCCAGCTCCTTCAGAGTAAAGCCCAGCTGGAGCAAAGCAGGATTCTGTATGAGCAGACCAGAGCTCAGAACAGACACCTCCATGCCCAGCTGGAGCAGCTCAGTGCTCAGCTAAATCAAGCCAAAGTCCAGGCTGCCCAGCTCCAGACTCAGCTCCAGGCCTCTGAGAAGTCCATGGAGACCTCCAGCGAGTCCCTGCTCATCAAG GAGTCGGAAGTGACCCGTCTCCAAGCCAGGATCTCCAGTCTGGAGCGGGCTGCTGACCGCCAACACCTGTACGATCACACACTCTCCCAATTCACACACTCCCCAGAGCGCTCCTCCTACGCTCactcccctccttcctcaccCAAAAATCCTCAGACAGTTGTCCCCTTTTCTAAACACGCTCCCTCAACTCGCCTCCTCTCCCCAGCACACACACGAACTTGCTCATCACCCCCTCCTCGCTCGTACCTGCGGCCCACCTCAGCCCCTCATCTGTCCAACCAAAGTGAGAGCCAGCAAACATGCGACTggctgcagagcagcagcatcaacTCCTCCCTGGATCTCCCACTGAGCCTGAAGGCCACGCTGAGGGAGGCTTTGAGCAAGCAGCCATGGGagtcctcctccccctcagtGTCCTCTTTCCCAGACGCAGTGGACCACAGCTGGCAAGGCCTCACCGCCATGGAGACCACAGTGACCTCAGACCTCTCCTTCAACCCCCTCACATACATGGCAGACAAGCAAGATGACAGAAACCTTGACGCCGGAGCTACCTCGATGCAGGAGGGAGACGACGAGCAGAGGAGTGAGTCGAGGAGGGAGTCAGTGTGCACTCTGGtgggtcaggaggaggaggtggatatGAGTTCACTCACAGGGATGCTGAGGTTTGTTAATCAGACGTTAGCCATGCAGGAGGACCCGTCTTTATGGAGCTCCACAGGGCCCTCAGAGACTGGACGCAGCCTCACACTCCAg AGGGACGTCAGGGAGACCTGA